The window catttgcattatcttttcttgtgtttaatattattacttgtgGCTTTGATCACCTATTTGCATGCTAAGTTTTAAGGGTAGTTTGgaaaatgttattttctaatataacTGGAAAAGAATATCTAAATAAAGTTTTTACTAGGGAtaggttgatatttgtttagcttGTTATACATCCTTAatgcaatttaatattttagctTTTAGCTCTTGCAAAgggatttgagagagaaaatagataaactaAGTTATTTCGTGCAAGAGATCAAAGTTAGAGTACACCAATAGATGCAAGTGTAAATTGAAATGAttgtaaatagaaaaaaattattaacattacatcacaaGATAACTTTGGTAGACTAAGTTGCCAACATTTTCATCTCCTGAGTtcatctttttaatattatctttatcttttatttttcttatcttttacattaaaatttcttatctattttatcttctacttttttctcatcttttaatttaaatttttatcttctcttttatctttttttattatcttttaatttaaatatttatcttatcttttatctttctttattttctattttaaattctttattaaatattcatctacttaaatataaatacttactcgaactttcattttaactttattattttatcaatgcATTAACACGAAAGATCAATGGACGGTGCAAGAGACTATGAGGTAGCGATGGGTGGTTATCAACCCTATCATTTGGCTACCAAGCATGTCATTATGGTATGAGCATCTTGGATTGCTTCATGACTCCTTCCTCAATGCAAGACCTTCCTGAATCCTATTGCGATTTCCGAAGGAAATGTGACACAACTGCAAGGATTTCAATTCTTCCCTTACACCAAAGCTCCTGTTCTTGGGGCCAAATCTGGCTACATGCCACCTGTCCTTACTACTTAATACGATGTCATTGTTGAGAGGCCTTCTTGTGTGATAAAATTTTCGAAATTATTCATGATAACTTATATACAACCTGGAAATGTTTGAGGAAAAACAGCAGTTATAAACAATGGAGACCCAAGTAGCAGTAAATGACAGcagttttatattatattccTCTGCCACGCcataattaattcttaatttccCACTTCACAATATTAAACCTACAAAGTTTAAACTTATTGTATGATAGGGTTAAAACAGAGAGTATATGAACTAGaaaagttttgtttcttttatgaaataataaataaataaatacgaagagtattaaatagataattaaattaaaagaaggttttaatttaaattatttattatgaattttaattataatataatttaatcaataaaaaaattataatataatttatgtatttaataccatttatttattataaattttaattttataaaaataaatattcatcatGTGTAATATacaggttttttttataaggtgTGCAATGTATaagttaaaatactaattagtTAAAGTAGAAAATACTGTTAGTACatgagaattaaattttttaatttttttaaaaaatttgatatatatatatatatatatataacttgaaaccttattattaatttgttttaattcggttaaaaaaagtgttttaattatttttagaactttgaattttcatttatatttgttAGCAATAATAACTACAATTAAAAAAGATCGAAATAAATtcacaaaacataaaatttaacaaaattcgATAAGTGTGTTTACATTCTTGAGAAAGGagcaagaaataaattatattattaatccaaaaataaattaatatttatttataaatttaaaatgactaagaaaattaatatgataggtatttttatatatattctatattcCAAAACGTGCGTAACACGAAATTTAATTAAGACTcaaatacattttattcttgtaatttagtatttttattattattcttacatttttattttaatccttctaaaatatttattttttatccttaaagcgttttaaataaaaaaatttataattcaaaatattttttactattgaAAATCGTTATacatttaaagttatttaaggataaaaaataaaaataaacacattttataagaattaaaaaaataaaatacatgaaaatgaaaaacaaatactaaattataaaaaaaatatttaaacctttaattaattatataattttttttgaagataattgtatcatatttattataatatgtgACGTACCGACAAGCAAATTTTCATACTGATTGAGATTGATTGTGTTGGACATTTGCAATACTGCTAAAAGATGGCACGATGATCAATAGGAGATTCCACCAAGTAATAATCGGTATGTATGATTCATTggctattatatttatattgtagCAACTCTATCTGGTTTCTTTCCATTGGCTGATGAAAATGAATACCTGATCGACACGTGATTTTGCGACTGTGGAAAAGAAGTTATCAGACATATGACATGGTATTGTGTTTAAGCGACTGTTTTTCTCTTTGTCCTATTCTGACCAGACGTGCCGACAATTAAAAGAATAGGACAAATGTTACTTCTAAAATTAtggaaaaagtttattttttttattaacaattattaattattaatttttattaggaaaaaagatttaaattcagaatttgtttgttttcattctctattcaatcgtcaagtttttttttaatataatcacCAAGTTAATCTTATACTaacttttgcttttattttgttcttttttcttcttcctggAAGAGTAATGTAGATTTCCGTTcggaaaaacataaaaataaaccaATAAAAATCAACAACGAGAAAGGATATTagtattctatttatttttaaacttttcatCATTAAACATTCTAGAagctttgaatttgaattcgtcccatctaaaaattaatagaagcaACTAGTTTAGTATACTTCTTTTATATCAATATAAATGagatatattttaatatcatgatgtgatttatataatattaaaaaattatcaagatattttgactcgaaaaaatatttttacaaaatctttaaaaatgaataattttcataattgatatattcaacttatttaaattttaaaaaaaattaagattggtTTGAAGTATTTCGAAAAGTATTTCTATTGATCTGTCTGTCTCGTTTTGCTCGACATTTTTaacagaattttttttcttcattttaattgtcattttacaatagtaataaattaaagctttaattttttatattatatctttgataatttattgcggactaaaaaaaacagaagtataaatgaaaaaccagagatatattagaaaaatagataaaaagattatgagatttaaaatattaaatatatatttttaattcattgtcAAAACCTTGAAACAAAATAAGCCAGGaaaagttttttataaaaaaatatgaaatgaaattaatgcatctaatttttttatatttttagaaaattttaatataaactatgaaaaaagtaagagaaataataaaaagaatatatatagtaaaaaaaaagtattcatatatttatatgcTAATATAATAAAGACTTTATATTCTATAATACAAATGAAGAAAAGATTCAACATGGGGAGTAATCATTTGCACACCTTTGTTGAAGGGAGAGAAGGATACAATACAATATGATTCCATTTGGCAATTGGGCCATTGGCGATTAGCATTGACATGATCAACCACAATgcatacattaattatatatactgTTTAGCGATTGCTTTCATTCACCTATTTCTTTGTCTTCTTCCTAGCTAGTCCTTCCTTCGTCAACACCCCTTTTTGGTATTTCTGAGACTCAGACTTCGTATTTTGATGCCATCTAATTTAATTACAACTCTGTATGTGAATTCTGCTTGCAGCTGATGGCGCAAATTCTGCTCCATGGGACTCTTCATGCCACTATCTATGAAGTCGATAAGCTCAAAATTGGTGGAGGCAACTTTTTAACCAAGGTAAGCTTTCTTAAACTTCtcgctatttttatttttatttggttgCTTGTACACGGTTAGATTCTCTTTTGTAGTTAGTTAAATTAACTCTTAATTAATTTAGCAGATTAGTTCATTGATAGCGTAATCTTGTAATTCAGAATCGAAAATATTCCGTAGATTCCCGAATTTTGCTATGGTATCAGCGCTGCCTCTGTCACTGCCTTctccttcactttcttttcgGAACCAGACAGAGAATAAACCTAACTAACCTTCACACGTTAATTTCATCAATGGTGAATTAACTTACCAATGGATCCCTCATCCCTCTACCCTTTTTCTGGAGAAAAATCCGGCCCTGAATTTTGCTAGGAGATCCTCTGAGTCTCTGTTCTGTTTCATTCTTTCAAACAAGAACATCGGCTTTTCAGCTGTGCTGTGATCTCTCACTTCTAGCTTTTTAACTTTGCAAGTGTTTTCGAATTTTTTGAATGGTGGTAATTGCCGAGTTAGTTGGAACTTGGAAGGATAAGAGGTTGGATAGATAATTTactactatttttttgtttggactatTCACTAGATGCTCTATTCACTAATAGTGCACTTTGGACTAGAGATGAGAATTGCATCTAGATTGAATAGTAACTTACTCGTAAAAATTGTCAATAATGGCCAAGAGATTCATCTAGTGTGGATCTGAATGTCCCGAGCAATATACTACTCATTCCCTTTTTGTGTTACATAaggaaaaaagacaaaaaaagaaaagagaaaaagaaactaGAATACGAATAAACTGAACCCATATGTAGTATTCGTCTTGAGTACGTCCCCATGGATCTGATCCATAGATGCACTCTTCTGAATTAAGAAACTGCTACGAAATTCCCCTCTCACAAAGTTTACCCATCCCTGACTCCCCGTCCgcactattatttatttatatattaaagtataatatcataaatttaaaataaattataaatacctttaaaattataagacttGTGAGTAAGATGCTCTCCAGCTATGAAGCAGGAGCGAAACTATTGAGACGTTGTCATTGAGGACACTtcagtaaatatatatttttaactctGTCATTTGCTAGCTAATTACTTTTATCATATGCCTACTACATTCTACCAGTCTAATTCAAAAttgttttcttcattcttaTATGAGTTtagttgaattattttatttgttataagcACATgacatatatttaatatttatgatttgtaattaattactttattgTGTTTGAATTTCAGTTAATAACTTATTATATCGTGAAGTCTTCTCGAAGCACACTTGACTACAAATTGTAGTTAACTGGCTCTTTAATAACATGAATCAATTTATTAGCGTGTCGGTcttcaattaaaataacttattattCATTCAACTTGTGTTTTACctcaataacttttaattttaatatatttattctttattatgCATATGTTATATCTTCACCCCCCCACAAACTATATGTTAAGCATTCAGGAGCCTGCCAACCTTATCAAAGCCACTGGTGGAATGGAATCTTTCTAAAAGTAGACTGAATTTTTTTGCCTTCTCAGTTTATTCTTTTGACAAGCCATATGCCCATATTCATTTTACCGATCCATGTAGACATATTGCAACTTTAGATTATCCATTACGCATACACACGCGTGATGAAATGATAATACTCAACTGTTTTACTTTGCACCTTTATTTCCCATGTATATTATTCTCGATTTTTGCATTTCTAATTCCATGTATATTATTCTGATTTAGATCGTACAAAACATCGAGGAGACTGTTGGTATTGGAAAAGGTGTCACTAAACTATATGCAACCATTGATCTAGAGAAGGCACGAGTGGGGAGGACCAGAATTATtgaaaaagagattaaaaatcCAAGATGGTACGAGTCCTTTCATATTTATTGTGCCCATATGGCATCAAACATCATATTTACAGTGAAAGATGATAATCCTATTGGGGCAACCTTAATTGGAAGAGCATATGTGCCTGTTCAGGAGATCTTGCATGGTGAAGAAATAGATAGATGGGTTGAAATATTGGATGAGCATAAAAATCCAATACATGGACATTCCAAGATCCATGTGAAGTTGCAATATTTTGATGTTTCAAAAGACCGCAACTGGGCTCTAGGCATTAGAAGTCCAAAATTTCCTGGAGTTCCTTATACTTTCTTTTCACAAAGAAGAGGATGTAAGGTTTCTCTCTACCAAGATGCTCATGTACCTGACAATTTTGTCCCTAAAATACAACTTAGTGGGGGCCAGACTTACCAAGCTCATAGATGTTGGGAGGATGTTTTTGATGCAATCACTAAAGCACAACACTTAATATACATTACTGGTTGGTCTGTCTATACTGAGATTAGTTTGGTAAGGGATTCTAGGAGGCCAAAGCCTGGAGGAGATGAAACACTTGGTGAGCTTCTCAAGAAAAAAGCAAGAGAAGGTGTAAGGGTTTTAATGCTTGTTTGGGATGATAGAACTTCGGTTCCTTTGTTAAAAAAAGATGGGTTAATGGCCACTCATGATCAAGAAACAGAGGAGTATTTCCGGGGCACTGAAGTGCATTGTGTTTTATGCCCTCGCAATCCTGATGATGGTGGAAGCTTTGTTCAGGATTTAGAAATTTCCACCATGTTTACTCATCACCAGAAAATTGTAGTCGTGGATGGTGAATTGCCGAGTGGAGATTCTAATAAGAGAAGAATTGTGAGTTTTGTGGGGGGTATTGATCTCTGTGATGGAAGATATGACACTCAATTCCATTCACTTTTCAGAACCCTGGACACAGCACATCATGATGACTTTCATCAGCCTAACTTTGGTggttcttcaataaaaaaaggtGGTCCAAGGGAACCTTGGCACGACATCCATTCTCGACTTGAAGGCCCTATTGCTTGGGATGTTTTGTTCAACTTTGAGCAGAGATGGAGGAAGCAGGGAGGAAAGGACTTACTTGTTCCACTGAGAGACCTTGAAGATGTCATTATTCCCCCATCCCCGGTAACTTACATTGATGATCATGAGACATGGAATGTTCAATTATTTAGATCCATTGATGGTGGAGCTGCTTTTGGGTTCCCAGAGACTCCTGAAGATGCTGCCAGAGTGGGGCTTGTCAGTGGGAAGGATAATATAATAGATCGTAGTATTCAAGATGCTTATGTTAATGCCATTCGACGTGCGAAAAATTTCATCTATATTGAGAATCAGTATTTCCTTGGAAGCAGTTATGATTGGAGTGCTGATGGCATTAAGCCTGAAGCCATCGATGCTTTGCATATTATCCCGAAGGAGCTTTCACTTAAGATTGTTAGTAAGATTGAAGCTGGGGAAAGGTTCAGTGTGTATGTTGTGGTTCCAATGTGGCCAGAGGGTGTCCCAGAAAGTGCATCAGTTCAGGCAATATTGGATTGGCAGAGGAGAACAATGGATATGATGTACAAGGATGTTGTTCAGGCGCTCCGGGCCAAGGGAATAGTGGAAAATCCTCGTAACTATTTGACATTCTTCTGCCTTGGTAATAGGGAGGTGAAGAAACAAGGAGAGTACGAGCCTCCAGAAAGACCAGATCCTGATACAGATTATATCAGAGCTCAGGAGGCCCGGCGCTTCATGATTTATGTTCATGCCAAGATGATGATAGGTAATTCAGTAAATTAAGCTGGCAACTTTTGTAAAAGCATTCTTACTCGCTCATATTCTAGATTTTGAAACCATATAATCATCAAGGTGACCTGACCACTGAGAAAAACTCAAAAACATTGCCTTAATTGTGAAGATAAAGCATTGAGAAAAACTCAAATGTCTTTCTCGAGGTGCTTAAAAAGAAGCTTGATTATATATAGAAGTTCATAAATTAAtgaaacttttttctttctttggcaGTTGATGATGAATACATAATCGTTGGATCTGCCAACATAAACCAGAGATCAATGGATGGTGCCAGAGATTCTGAGATTGCCATGGGTGCTTATCAACCATTTCATTTGGCTGCCAGGCAGCCTGCCAGGGGACAGATCCATGGTTTCCGCATGTCGTTGTGGTATGAGCACCTTGGCTTGCTTCATGACTCTTTCCTCCACCCTGAAAATGAAGAATGTATTAAGAAGGTGAACCAAATTGCTGACAAGTATTGGGATATCTATTCAAGTGAGTCACTTGAGCATGACCTTCCTGGTCACCTGCTCCGATATCCTATTGGGGTTTCCAACGAAGGAGTTGTCACTGAGCTTCCAGGATTTGAATTCTTCCCTGACACCAAGGCTCGTGTTCTTGGCGACAAAGTTGATTACCTTCCACCGATCCTTACTACTTAAGTTTCATTTTATAAGCttgttaataaaatatagtACTTATGTTGTTAGAGTGAGCAACAATTGTAATGGTTCTGTAGAGATGGTTTCATTCTGAAGATTGCCTTCCAGATTTTAACAATCTGATGATGAGAAGGCAATCAGCTTGTATGACTCTATCTGCATTATGATACATGTTTATCGGGTTTCTTAACTACGTTTAAACATTGTAGCTATATATTGTGAGTTTTTCTGTGGAaaattattgttcttttctctCCAGGAGCtggtgtttttggccttttatTGTCGGTCATTTTCTGGTTGTAGTTTGGGTCTCATGGATTTCTTCAGGATAGGATATGAAGTAATGCTTCCCTCTGATTTCTTGAAGAAAATGGCATCAACCGAAGCtttcctttttcatattttctagGCTAGACAAGAGATTACCCTCCTCTGTATGATAATCAACTATTATGCTTTACTGCTGCTAGTCTCTTGCCTTTAGATTTGTAGATTTACTAGCATAGTCAAGTTCAGGTACACCATAGGGTTAACGGTGTTTTTCTTCCCaaaaaattgtcaatttttgtttttatatctgTCTTCTAAAACCCTCACTCTCCGTTCTTACACTTTTTAAATACCCAAAATTTAATTCTTCAATCTAACTCTGTTAAGTGAAGGAAATCCATGTGTTCTATAACTAAGATGCCTGTTAAAAACTAAAACCTACTCCTGTCTTCCTTACAATTGGGGAATTTTTTTGTTGCCGTggttagaaaaggaaaatttcaTTTCTAAGCTAGATGAGGTATCACGTAAGCTCAATATTTAGCTCAGCCTTATATATTTAGCTAGAAACCAAGTCGATAGTCGATACTGTGTCAAGACCAGTAGCTCCAAGTTGAAGTATTTGGATCAAATtacaggtaaaaaaaaaaatgatacttctatataatcaaataaaatccaaaattaatttttcctaACTTTTAATCGTTGCTTCATGTTACACTTACCTTGAACATTTTCATTTAGTTGCGATATAAAATATCCATTTTAGTGTGTCACCATAGAAAATATCCTTTGATGATAGAAGTGGTGCTAGAGAGTAGAGACAGAGATTGCTATGAGTGCTAATCAACCATATCATTTGGCTAAGCCTGCAGGGGATCAGATCCATGGCTTTCCGCAAGTATATATTTGTGGTAAAAGTGAATAATGTAATGTCTCCATGCATTCTAGTTAGTGAGTGTGAGTCACTGCATGACCTTCTTTGTGTACTTGGTGTGTTACAAGGAGCAATTAACAATGGCAATTAATGGTCTAGTGAAGATGTTTAATTTTTCTGAAGATGGCCTTCCAGATATATTTAGCTGTTTGTTTCTTAACAATGTTCTGAATTCTGTATGTTGAGCTGACACATCAACGTTGTCATTGTTTAGTCGTTTTAATGGGTCTCGTATATATTCCATTTCATACTCAATATTGTTCTGTTCTGTTGGATATACCTACTCCACGTGCTGCTATGGTACCAGTGTCCCAAACcgtaacaaaaaataacaatttgagTAAGgtagatttttaaatttattagtgTGGAATATCTAGAATTCTAGATACTGGAACTTGACGATGCCTGTTTAGTGGAATTTCTATATACGTGGACTCATTGGCTGATGCCTAATTTTGTAATTAGCACCGTGTTTGACCTTTcagtataattttataataagaataattttataatatttttagttttaaaaattacttttaagctaaaaattaaataaattgattgtatGACCTTTCAGTAttgatattttgaataattaaattatttatttttcaacattCTTACGTAGTTcttaaatttaacttatttattcATCCCATGTAGTTCTTAAAATTCTTAAGTTTTGAaatgttctttattttcttatattttttgaatccAAACAAATCGTAAATAAATTGGGTGtataatgaattaaattataattttagaaacattttaattttgtttattgtaGGGACTAAAATGATAGTGAACGGAAAATTTACGGACCAATTTGATTATTtagtctttatttattattaaaaaaattatagaaataatatttttagaagaaatGTAAAAATGTAGAAGACGAGTACGAAACAAAAGGAGATAGATAattctttgttatttaaataaacaattaattgaattaattaagcATTATTGGATATACTACGATACTACAATGAGTCTGCTCAGAGTCCACGTACAAACTGCACAAAAtctcaacaacaaaatattttttgtgtgaaaatGTATCAGAGGACAAAATATGTTATagtattttgtattaaaatcgaaattataaagaaaaaaaacttaacaaaaTACATCAGGTGAATAACGGAAGCAATATTTTCAGAACCATAGAGAATCTTGGTCCGTACACGCGTGACATTCGGTTGCACATTGCACAGTTAAAATGGATAATGTGTTGTGTTGTCCTTACTCGCATAGCACGCGTCAAACAATGATTATTGATTATTCACTTAATTCAATGCTCCCATCATAGTCCTACGATAGAGTTAGTCACACACGCGCaagaactcaatttttttttggcagtcaaattggaaaaataaaaataaaattgtttagaaaacttattatattaataatagaaaacttATTTATCATATCAGAAACttcctaattttttattcttatatttagACCGGAAATTCGATTTTGTGTGCAAGAGTTTATAGTTTCTGCCTTCAGGCACTATGtacattcttttcttttaaaaaaatcaaaagtttaataaataataccttattgaataaattatttcGGAAACTAATCTTTATTAAAGATAAGTCATAATTTGTTAAAGttactttttataatatttttttagaatttaattttatgtaatcatagtttaaaatatttttatattatagttCAATTacaatcaattatttatatgatttttaaaataattgtcttaaaaatgaataaaattatcatatataattaattatgattagatTAGATGATTTATACTATCcgtgtatgttttttttatttcatacaatttaaacaacttttaaataataaaattttaaattttatgaaatgaaTCCTGTAAActatttcacatttttaatttcaaattaaaacttatttctcaaattttatgtactttcactttactcaaatttttgttctcatatactttttttatgaaGTGTTCTCAAATACTTATTTCattctcaaaattttgtgtagaagataaaaatgattaaatagaCTAACCCTCGCCAAACCACACCAA of the Glycine max cultivar Williams 82 chromosome 13, Glycine_max_v4.0, whole genome shotgun sequence genome contains:
- the LOC100784434 gene encoding phospholipase D alpha 1: MAQILLHGTLHATIYEVDKLKIGGGNFLTKIVQNIEETVGIGKGVTKLYATIDLEKARVGRTRIIEKEIKNPRWYESFHIYCAHMASNIIFTVKDDNPIGATLIGRAYVPVQEILHGEEIDRWVEILDEHKNPIHGHSKIHVKLQYFDVSKDRNWALGIRSPKFPGVPYTFFSQRRGCKVSLYQDAHVPDNFVPKIQLSGGQTYQAHRCWEDVFDAITKAQHLIYITGWSVYTEISLVRDSRRPKPGGDETLGELLKKKAREGVRVLMLVWDDRTSVPLLKKDGLMATHDQETEEYFRGTEVHCVLCPRNPDDGGSFVQDLEISTMFTHHQKIVVVDGELPSGDSNKRRIVSFVGGIDLCDGRYDTQFHSLFRTLDTAHHDDFHQPNFGGSSIKKGGPREPWHDIHSRLEGPIAWDVLFNFEQRWRKQGGKDLLVPLRDLEDVIIPPSPVTYIDDHETWNVQLFRSIDGGAAFGFPETPEDAARVGLVSGKDNIIDRSIQDAYVNAIRRAKNFIYIENQYFLGSSYDWSADGIKPEAIDALHIIPKELSLKIVSKIEAGERFSVYVVVPMWPEGVPESASVQAILDWQRRTMDMMYKDVVQALRAKGIVENPRNYLTFFCLGNREVKKQGEYEPPERPDPDTDYIRAQEARRFMIYVHAKMMIVDDEYIIVGSANINQRSMDGARDSEIAMGAYQPFHLAARQPARGQIHGFRMSLWYEHLGLLHDSFLHPENEECIKKVNQIADKYWDIYSSESLEHDLPGHLLRYPIGVSNEGVVTELPGFEFFPDTKARVLGDKVDYLPPILTT